A genome region from Gossypium hirsutum isolate 1008001.06 chromosome A04, Gossypium_hirsutum_v2.1, whole genome shotgun sequence includes the following:
- the LOC107948445 gene encoding probable F-box protein At2g36090, producing MQNALLQTRKGSKTMATTSSASPPLSAFCSPAITIVDQNNASTISTVHQDIIETHIFTRLDGPTLASASCASTHLHALASQENLWTDICHSTWPSTTSSRVRHVISNFHNGPRSFFSDAFPLTIEPVSFGNSSENPPDLPTEIISAVDIYYKKEQIFSKVVETETVSAWFKCSPFRVDLLDPKEAVSTRIPNPDKDDTCRDLEEDMELSWIIIDPIGKRAMNLSSQRPVNVHRHWLSGEVQVKFASVVGGGGIGAATELVQCGVVVTCGGSAKGEMHVREVSLQLEDMDGMYLNGRESLVMLRRGLAGKRRRGKKRESERKKEVEEFLERKRERKERKMRREGTLDTLCVAFGVSAFASSLLFLLFR from the coding sequence ATGCAAAATGCTCTGCTGCAAACACGGAAAGGCTCAAAAACCATGGCCACTACTTCCTCCGCATCGCCACCATTATCTGCATTCTGCTCCCCAGCAATCACCATCGTGGATCAGAACAACGCATCGACCATCTCTACTGTCCATCAAGACATCATAGAGACTCACATATTCACACGACTAGATGGCCCAACTCTCGCATCCGCCTCCTGTGCCTCCACTCACCTCCATGCACTTGCGTCGCAGGAAAACCTCTGGACCGATATTTGTCATTCCACGTGGCCTTCCACCACCTCTTCACGTGTTCGCCACGTCATCTCTAACTTCCACAACGGTCCCCGCTCCTTCTTCTCCGACGCCTTCCCATTAACTATCGAACCCGTGAGCTTCGGAAACTCGTCGGAGAATCCTCCTGATCTTCCAACGGAAATAATCTCGGCCGTCGATATCTATTACAAGAAGGAGCAAATTTTCAGCAAAGTCGTCGAAACGGAAACTGTAAGCGCTTGGTTCAAATGCTCACCGTTTCGGGTAGATTTATTAGATCCCAAAGAAGCTGTTTCCACCCGGATACCAAACCCGGACAAGGACGACACATGCAGGGATCTGGAGGAAGACATGGAGTTGAGCTGGATCATAATCGACCCCATAGGGAAACGAGCGATGAATCTCTCGAGTCAAAGGCCGGTGAACGTACACCGGCACTGGCTGAGCGGGGAGGTGCAGGTGAAGTTCGCATCGGTAGTGGGCGGAGGAGGAATTGGGGCAGCGACAGAATTGGTGCAGTGCGGGGTGGTGGTCACGTGCGGGGGTTCGGCGAAGGGGGAGATGCACGTGAGAGAGGTGAGTTTGCAGTTGGAGGACATGGATGGAATGTATCTGAATGGGAGGGAGAGTTTGGTAATGTTGAGGAGAGGATTGGCGGGTAAAAGGCGAAGAGGGAAGAAGAGGGAATCGGAAAGGAAGAAGGAAGTGGAGGAGTTTttggaaaggaaaagagaaaggaaagaaaggaaaatgaGAAGGGAAGGGACCTTAGATACGCTTTGCGTTGCGTTTGGAGTTTCCGCGTTTGCTTCCTCCCTATTATTTCTTTTGTTCAGATAA